The DNA sequence GCGCGTCTAGCACCGCCTCCTGGTCGCCGTCGGCTCCGATCGGCGCGCTACCGCACAGGTGCTGTGACGTCGACCAGCGCGGTTCTGCGCCAACGCCTCTCAACGCCAGTATCTGCTTGACCAGGTCCACCCCGCGGCGCAGCGCCGCCAGATCTTCGGGCTCGGTGTCATAGCGGTGTTCGATGCGAGGCGCTACCCGCGGATCCGCCGAGATCAGGCTAATCCGGCCGCGAGCTCGCGGAGTCATCAGCGCCACTCCGATCTGCGGCTGATCGGGTGTGTCGGTCTCGCCGACCATTGTGGCGAAACCGGCTGTGTAGGGCCGGATCTCCAAGTCCTCATAATGCAGCACGGTCTCCAGCACGGCGCGGCGCGGCGCGCCTGGCCATTCTGCTGCCACCAGCCATTCCGGGTGATCCGCACAGTGCGCGCCGACGGGAAGCGCCGCCCTTACCGCGACACCCGCATCGCGCAGCATCTTCTCCTCACCGACGCCGGACAGCATCAACAGATGTGCTGATCCGATCGCCCCGGCGCACAACACTATTCGATCCGCCGTCAGCGTGATGGGCCCCTGCTCACCGATCGCCTCGACTGCGATAGCCCGATCGGCTTCAACGGCAACGCGTACCGCTCGCGTCTGTGTGAGCACCGTGAGGTTGTCCCGCGACAGCGCCGGACGCAGGTATGCGATACCCGGTCCGGTACGCACACCGTCGGCGGTGACGTTAAGCGGCACCGCTCCCCCGCCGGGCTGCGTCGTCTGCGTCGCGTCGTTGAGGTCGTCGATCCAACCAAACCCTGCTCGCTGCACCGCATCATTGAATCGCTTTGTGCTATCGCATATTTCATGGGCACGACGAACCGGTATCGGGCCCGAGTCACCGTGTTGGGGGCCCTGGAAGTCAAGGTCGGTCTCGACGGCCCGAAAGGACTCCAGCAGTTGCGGCCACGCCCAACCCGCGGGGTAGCCGGCGAAGTCTGCCGGGAGCCCCCGGCAGAAGTACCCCCCGTTGACCGCGCCGGAGCCTCCGACGGTCGCACCCCGCACGATCGTCAGCGCATTGTCGGCTCTGCTGATTAGCTCGGCGCGATACCGACGTACCAGCCGGCTGGCCGGGCCGATCGGCAACGTCAGCGCGTCGGCGGTCTGGGCGGCCAAGACGGGATCCTCCAGGCCTAGGCCTGATTCGACCACCGTGACGGTGTACGAAGGATCCGACGAGAGCATGGCCGCGACAATCGATCCCGCGCTTCCAGCCCCCACAACCAACGCATCGCTGTGTACCACCGGAACGGTCAAGGCGGCCTAGCTGCGAATCTGCGGCTTGAGTGCGGCAATATTGCGTTCGCGCACCACCCCGGTCCACAGGCCGGCGCCGTATGCCAGATCGTCGACTCGCTTGAGCAGCAGATAGGCCGGCAGCCCCAGGGGTCGGGAATCGTCTTCACTGCGCGCGTGCCGCAGCCAGTCCACCACCCCGTCGGCGACCGCCGCCAACAGTAGCGCCCTGCGGCATCGCTGTGACACGCACGCGGCCAGCAGAGCGACCGGCCAGTAGTGCCGGCACAGCGCCGAGGCGAGCTGCAGCCCGGCGCTCGCCAGTCCGCGCAGCGTCACCATCAGCACGTCTGCCGGCGCGGTGTCCGGGCCGCGCATGGACCGGGCAACCCGGTGTCCGGTCATCGCGGCGATCGCCAACGAGACCAGATAGCCCAACGCCGAGCCGAGCGCCATCAGCGCCCAGCCCGCCAGCGCCCAACCCGAGATCACCATGGGCGCGGCTTTGTCGGGATGACGGGCGGACAGCGGCGCCGCCGAACCCCCGTAAAAAGCCTTGCGCGCCACCCAATCCCGCAGCTCTATCCGATGATCGTGGGCGACCTGCGCAATCGGCTCATAGCGCAGCCTGCTGCCCGCGTCCACCAACCGCCAGCACAGGTCGACGTCTTCGCCCGAATGCAGCGCCTCGTCGAAGCCGCCCAGCTCCCGTAGCGTGCTGGAGCGGCAGATGATCGCCGCACTGGGGACGTAGGCGACCTTGCCGTAAGGCACCACCGGTGCCTCGCAGCCGCCCAGGTCCAGCGACGAACGGATGGCCTCGTACCGCGCGACCAGGTGTCCGCTGTCGGCCATACCGACGATGCGGGGGGCGACCAGGGCCACGGCCGGGTCACAGAAGTGCCCCAGCAGTGCCTCCAGCCAGCCCCGGCGCGGCACCACGTCGGAATCCAGGAACGCCACGAAATCTGTCGTGCAGGCCATCAACCCGGTGTTACGCGCGGCCGCCGGTCCCCGGTTCTCTTGGTGGCGCAGCACCTGCACCTCGCAGCAGTGCGCAGCGGTCAGATCCTCTTGGCGGATCGGGACCTGCGATCCGTCGTCCACCACTACGACACGCAGGCCGCGCAGTGCCGCCACCAGCCGTTGTAGTCCGACGATGTTGTCTCGCACCGGGATAACCACCGTCAC is a window from the Mycobacterium sp. SVM_VP21 genome containing:
- the mftF gene encoding mycofactocin biosynthesis glycosyltransferase MftF (Members of this protein family, MftF, are glycosyltransferases, members of PF00535 (glycosyl transferase family 2). The encoding gene is found as part of the mycofactocin cassette, in Mycobacterium tuberculosis, many other Actinobacteria, and occasional members of other lineages. Mycofactocin itself, a putative redox carrier, is a heavily modified derivative of the C-terminal Val-Tyr dipeptide of the mycofactocin precursor MftA (TIGR03969).), with translation MTAARLPDGFAVQVDRKVRVLGRGSTLLGGSPTRLLRLAPAAQGMLSDGRLEVRDAVSAQLARTLLDATVAHPRPAGGPSYRDVTVVIPVRDNIVGLQRLVAALRGLRVVVVDDGSQVPIRQEDLTAAHCCEVQVLRHQENRGPAAARNTGLMACTTDFVAFLDSDVVPRRGWLEALLGHFCDPAVALVAPRIVGMADSGHLVARYEAIRSSLDLGGCEAPVVPYGKVAYVPSAAIICRSSTLRELGGFDEALHSGEDVDLCWRLVDAGSRLRYEPIAQVAHDHRIELRDWVARKAFYGGSAAPLSARHPDKAAPMVISGWALAGWALMALGSALGYLVSLAIAAMTGHRVARSMRGPDTAPADVLMVTLRGLASAGLQLASALCRHYWPVALLAACVSQRCRRALLLAAVADGVVDWLRHARSEDDSRPLGLPAYLLLKRVDDLAYGAGLWTGVVRERNIAALKPQIRS
- the mftG gene encoding mycofactocin system GMC family oxidoreductase MftG: MTVPVVHSDALVVGAGSAGSIVAAMLSSDPSYTVTVVESGLGLEDPVLAAQTADALTLPIGPASRLVRRYRAELISRADNALTIVRGATVGGSGAVNGGYFCRGLPADFAGYPAGWAWPQLLESFRAVETDLDFQGPQHGDSGPIPVRRAHEICDSTKRFNDAVQRAGFGWIDDLNDATQTTQPGGGAVPLNVTADGVRTGPGIAYLRPALSRDNLTVLTQTRAVRVAVEADRAIAVEAIGEQGPITLTADRIVLCAGAIGSAHLLMLSGVGEEKMLRDAGVAVRAALPVGAHCADHPEWLVAAEWPGAPRRAVLETVLHYEDLEIRPYTAGFATMVGETDTPDQPQIGVALMTPRARGRISLISADPRVAPRIEHRYDTEPEDLAALRRGVDLVKQILALRGVGAEPRWSTSQHLCGSAPIGADGDQEAVLDAQCRVRGIDGLWVIDGSALPRITSRGPHATIAMLAHRAVTMLSGQDRSR